The following nucleotide sequence is from Lentimicrobiaceae bacterium.
TCTTTAGGCGCTTATTTTTTCTCTTTCCAATTCCACCAAAGCAGTTTCTCCTTCTCCCGCTGGTGTTCCTCTGTTTCTGCATAGTAAACGGCACAGCGAAACGCATACAACAGGCATCGGTCCTGTACCATCCCTGCCTTTTGGTTCGATAGTTCGTATAGTTTTTCCGGCGATTTACCTTTCAAATCGTCAATACTGCGGATATTGATATTCCACAGGTCGCTGGCAATGGATCGGCCTACACCGGGGATTTGCTGAAGTTGTTTTAGTTGATCGGGTTTGGTCATAAAAAAATAGGAAAATTTTGGTTTGATTGGAAGGGATGAGCAGAATCCTGGTTAAACCGGTACCGCTCAGCCGGGTAGATGCTGTTGTATGCCGTTTGTTTTTATTTAAAAATCATTGGCACAAATATATATGCCCAAATATTATTCAAAGCGTGAAAAATCAAACTTGGATAAATATTGTTAAATTTTACATAAAGAAAGCATGTCAAAATTGACCAAACTAACATATAAATTGTCAGCCCAGGCCCAAAAAATTGTAAATGAACTAATGCAAAAATAAGTGAACTTAAAGTAATTGTAACCCATTTACCCATTCGCTCTTTAAACATCTCTACAACATATCCGC
It contains:
- a CDS encoding helix-hairpin-helix domain-containing protein is translated as MTKPDQLKQLQQIPGVGRSIASDLWNINIRSIDDLKGKSPEKLYELSNQKAGMVQDRCLLYAFRCAVYYAETEEHQREKEKLLWWNWKEKK